DNA from Malus sylvestris chromosome 11, drMalSylv7.2, whole genome shotgun sequence:
cacatcgtcaaggtctagctcgatgattcctttctgagccagcttcatgatgagatctttcagcaggAAGCATTTTtatgtcggatgactgatgaagcggtggaatttacagtatcttggactgtcggtatgattcatctcttccggccgtttgcactcaggcaaaccgatcaccttcttttccagcaagtcttctaacatggcaaccacatcagagtcggggaatggataagttttctcctcaagctccttcaaagtgcgtctacgcatctcttgatcacgaaagccttcggcttgaatcgccttgcctcgtgtagggattttgacgggagctgtgttgactgtcattgcttctttggtggatttccacatagccttctccacctttggcccaagaactttgtcgttcttgtagtcggcgatcggttccttcttcccatgatgggcgatgctcaactccatgtcatgggcgcaagtggccaattcctcgaaagtccgtggtttaatgccttgaaggatgtattgcaaaccccattgcatgccttggatgcacatctcgattaaAGAGGTTTCCGaaagcctgtctttacagtcgaggcttagagtgcgccatctgttgatgtagtcaatgactggttcgtccttccactgctttgtgctcgttagctctagcatgctcacagtgcggcgggtgctgtagaagcggttgaggaattcccgctttaattgctcccagctgttgatggactcaggctctaggtccgtgtaccactcaaaggcatttcctttcagcgagcgcacaaactgcttggcgatgtagtctccctccgtccccgcgttgttgcaagtttcgacgaaatgtgcaacgtgctgctttgggtttccttttccatcaaactgcatgaactttggtggttgataaccccttggcatccttagggcattaatcttcttggaatagggcttTGAGTAGAACaatgaggtatgtgagctcccttcgtactgtgccttgatggtgttggtgatcatctcctgcagctgctagatagaaagagatcccatgagtgccgctgcttggtctggctccggcttcccatcgattttcttcaccgggggttcttcgtctccgccaactcctccctttagtggatcatcctctgggtcgggtttatcgccgtcctgcgcctccagtcggttgactagtgctgcaatttgcaagtctttttcttccacagtttgggttagccttgcgattgcttcattcatttgagccagctgctcatcgattgaagttgctccaatggtcatgacttgcatggctgaattgtcgcttgaatcggcatcggagagcatggattcggagtatttccttgggctttcccctttggtgcccttagtgaggctaaggtgatcaaaggctcgtgccttgggtgtttttgttcccttggcagagttaatgcagaggtgaaagaggcggcagaagtagctcttgccatgcttcgagtcgtgatgcccaaagtgacaccagttgcgacgaggacgcttttgttctttgcgccggttgcgggaatagttgagccttccttgatgccattaattttggaagcgcgcttgaatttcttgaacagagaaagagatgagaggcagagattgtcccactgggcgtgccaatttgtgaacacggaaaattcctgaaacgaaagagacaagagcaacgtgcacaaacaaatattttgtatttgatgattttgggttacaatctctctctattttgatcctctgattcgatctccgtaaggtgtgtatttgtggatgtgtgattgatccaaagggccgtcgaggcttgatcttagatgaactgttggaagtttcttcaaggggccgtgggcttgatctttgaaagtggatttgagcggatcttcaaggagccgttggggcttgatcttgagtaacggtgatgaacggatctttaaggggcttttgggcttgatcttgaagaaacagtgatgaacagatcttcaagggcttttgagcttaatcttgaagaacggttggatgtgtgtggatttgtcgacgttgttgatccaaagggccgttggggcttgatcttggatgaacggagaacgaagaacactttcttcaagggccgtcgaggcttgatcttgaattggtggataaTTGTTGATTcaagagccgttggggcttgatcttggaagaacgatgaacaaagaacgaagaacactttcctgattcttcgggaacctggatgcttgagagcttcggagtttcagagcttcagagcttcaaggtgtaatatgaattggttcccctaaatgaatgaattagccttctatttatagaaatttccaaggcctaattttgaatataatattccagatgaaataagtcgtttctgccagctcctgtttgatgacttttccaacttatttcgattttttgtttagacacacgctacgtgtaaaatttatgtaatacatgagcgttgaaactttgatttatcggtcaacatttatttaccgaaatttcgatgtctacagtatTATAGTCAAATTCCAAAACCTGATAACTTTTCATATAAAagaatgggtaaattacatagtagcccctcaggtttgaggtctattgcaatcttatacaacatctttaaaacatttcactttcatacctcaagtactattttatttcaatttcatacaaccgttacattttccatctatggatatgttaaatgctgacgtggttgtcacatatatgccacgtggctgccaaatgtctgccacgtggcaaataaaatattttttaatttctttttaaaaaacctGTCTGCCacatatctttttcttttttttttctttttcttcttcttcttcttcttcttcttcctcctcctcctccttcttctcttcttcttcttcctccttcttcttctgggttgcaaggGGTTCaatcatccttttttttttttcttcttcttcttcttcctcctcctccttttcttcttctcttcttcttcttcctccttctggttcagtcctttttttttctttcttcttcttcttcttcctcctcctttttctttttctcttcttctttttctcttcttcttcttcctccttcttcttctcttcttcttcttcctccttcttcttctgggttcggtccctttcatttttcttcttcttcttcttcttcctcctcctctttcttcttctcttcttcttcttcctccttcttctgggttgcagggggttcggtcccttcttctttcttcttcttcttcttcttcttctgggttcgatccctttctttctttttttcttcttcttcctcctcctcctccctcttcttcctccttcttctaggTTGCAAGGGTTCggtcctttcttttttttctttttttttcttcttcttccaatttcaggtttttttaaaaaaaattaaaaaatattttatttgccacatgGCAAACATTTGACAGCCACATGGGATATATGtagcagccacgtcagcatttaacagatccatggatggaaaatgtaacggttgtatgaaattgaaataaaatagtacttgaggtatgaaagtgaaaaatTTTAGAGATGTTGTATAatattgcaatagacctcaaacctgaaggactactatgtaatttaccctaaaaaaatcCTCAATTTATCGaagataaaaatattaaatggtCAACTACTAAAAACGTCTTATTCTTACCTAATAAGCAAGATAAGGTAACCAAATAAGAAAGAGAAATCTTAATTCTCATCGTACGTCAAAGCTAAAGGCTTGATGAATCGAGAATCCGAGTATAAGCGGCAGTAGATCTGGTCCCACAGGCGACAGTGATAGTAAGTACGGTGCACCGTCCCACGCGTGATCACTAATCGgagcaaaaaaaacaaaaaaacaaaaacaaaaagagagagCAAAGGCGAGAGGCGAAGGCAGCAGCTCTCTCTCCCATTTCATTCTCTCTGTGATTTTGCTCAGGAAATTGGGATTAGAGCTCTCCGTTGCTCCGGAATCAAATCCAGTCCGTTCATCTCAGCCATGATTTCCTCCGGCAAGATCAAGTCTGTCGATTTTTATAGGTCAGATCTCTCGCATTTCCTTCACTCACTTTCACCGTTCATCAGctctgtgtgtgtatgtgtaatTTGAATCTGTTCGTGGAAAATTCAGTTCGATTTTGCGTAATTTCTTTTTGGTGCATGTGGATTGTGGATTGTGATGGATAAGTGAATGAATGGCTTGGATTTATCAATGAATTGGAGTGGTTATAATTAGTATTAAGAATTTAAATTAGTATTAATGGAAAGGATTGGTGATTTGAATACTTTGGTTGCTTAAAATATTTGCATTGAGTAATTCTTCTTTGTTGGGAGGAAATGAAGTAGTGTTTGATTGATTGAATGAACATTGGAAATTAATGTAATTGGTATTATCCATGAACTTTGGAATGGGGCCTTCGTTTGCTTgtaattggttttatttttattttttgttttttggccGACGAAGCAACGAATTTGGCATCCATAGAAACGATGAATTAGTTATGCGATAGATACGTCCAGGCTATTGAAGGATTCATTTTATCACCACTACCTGAGAGTAAGGAGGCATTACTAGATTATTTGGAGGTGTTGAGTGGAAGCATTCATAGCAAATGATTCAAGGGTTTTAGCTGCTTGGTGTCTGATGTTTATGGCACACATCTAAGGAGCTAAAATTATATGCAAAAATGTCACATTGCATCTCTTTGCATCTCTTTGCAAGCTTTCCCTGCGAAtcgaagaaggaagagaaagtTTAACAAACACCACCTGGACTATTAGGGGTGTGCGTAAAATACCGCCCGAACAATAAAATCTTGCCAATTTACTACCTGCACTCCGCTTTTAGTGTGGATGTATCACATCCGTCAATTACTGTTAGAAAAATCCATTAAATCTCATCTAGTATGAGCACATGAGCACTTTTTCATACGTATTTTGGGGTAAGAATTTTGTTGACTACAGCTTGTCTTCTGGGAAGCAGAAGATATGTCACACGAGCTTTATTCTACTGAATTGTTACTGTAAGTCTTCTAGAGGTCTGTAAGTGGCAAAAATACACATGTAAATGGCTCACATGTGTTGCAAATGATACATTTTGACTAAAAGTTTTGCAAAAATTAATAGAGGTGGTACATTCACAGTAAACCATGAGTCTGGTGGTGAATTTGCAATCTGGGTGGTACTTGCGCACACCCTAATAGTCCAGTTGGTGTTTGTTAAATTTTCCTgtatataaacaaataaaccTGTGTTATAATTTAGTGGGCAATAAATTAACCTACAGGGGTTGTCCTGATATGTATTTATGCTACAATGCTTTTCCTGTGTACAGGAAAATTCCTAGAGATTTGACAGAAGCATCATTATCGGGTGCAGGACTATCTATTGTAGCAGCTCTTGCCATGATGTTTTTATTTGGAATGGTAAGCAGCTCATATTTCTATAGTTCGTTACTTATGTGttcaaaatattcaaattcGACAAATGGACATTGAGTAATGATTCTTTTTTCTCAATTGATGCTTGTTTTGGTTCTTTATGTATGtttaacctttttttatttttataatatctACAAGAATTTCCAGTAGTTTTGATTTCCTTTCcatccgtggtttttattcgtAATTACTTCTTGTTGAGATGTGCTTGTAGTTAATACACTTTATTGTATTTGTatttaccttcttttttttgctgtttcctttttccttttttaagtAATCTGTTTCAGCATTTTATTACTAAATTCAGTAATAATGGCATTTCTTTACATCCTGATAGGACTTATGATGTTCATTTTACAGGAACTGAATAATTATTTAACCGTCAGCACCTCTACATCTGTTATTGTCGACAAGAGTTCTGATGGGGATTTCTTACGCATTGAATTTAATATCAGGTAAACATTCATAGCTTGCATTGGTGTTTTTTATGTTTATGAAGTTATTATGTACTTGCATGGAGTTAAATTTTATACTGATCCAGTTGTAGCTTTATTGATTTTAGAATGTCACTGAAAAACTATCCTTCGTGTAATTGGAATTTTATTCAAGGATATTCTTCTTAACcatcattttgattttttacaTTATCTTCACTTAGTGGTGGTACACAACCAGATCCCATATAACAACATGTGGTTAGGAATTACAGATACTAGGTCGATGTGATATTGCCAAGCCCTATTTAATCAATCGTTATTACTATTTATATTAAGAATGGCATAAATATCATGGTTGAGAGTGGTAGGACTTTTGATGTGGTGACAAAATGATGACTTATTAGGTTCATGGCTCCATGtgcatttaattaaattaggtcCAAATGATTCTAAGGTGCACTACATGGGAATTTGTAGGAAATGCTTTAATCGGCCCGAAAGAGGCAATTATATTGTGTGAGCATTAGGTTATGAGGGTGCTCCCTCTCTTACTCCTGGTCCTGGAAAATTTGGTGATTCGCCTTTCTAATGCAAACTATACTCAAAGAAAACTCTTGGCTATCACTTTCGATTATTAtttatcaaggttctaaaagacactaGGCACTAGTCGGGCGGCAGACTggggcctagtgcctaggcaACTAGACAGGGCCTAGGcgaactaggcggatttaagtaaatttattatatttcatgtaaataagtgtctgcttatactcaaaatatatgtaatattatcataaactacaaataGTATGACATATACATTATGAAGTATtcaaacataatgaaaacatggagaaaaagcatataatgtgtgttcatttaaatattcaacaagtctcttacaatttattgcaaaaaataaaatgcaaaatgaaagttaactATTTTATGTCAAAGTGTGTTGCGATCTAGGCAGGTCTGGGCGGGCTAGGCGGGCGCCTTAGCAGGTCTAggcgccctttcttaattttcaaatgccgaggcattaatcggggcggtggcTAGCTGCCTAGAGCCTAGGCCCCCGCCTAGGCGGTGCTAGGcgaggatttttagaacagtgttaTTTATGTAGTATCGATTTATATAACCTTCCTTCACCCCCTGCCTCTCTCATTTCCTTGGCCGCCTGCATAATGTTATCTCCTTTTTCATGTAGTTTTCCTGCACTTTCCTGTGAATTTGCATCTCTTGACGTGAGTGACGTGTTGGGAACAGTAAGTTTCTCTCtcatttaggtttttttttttcttcaatattaTTTACTCTGGTCCTGATTTTCATCCCTAATGCTAATGATCCTTTGTTAGTAATTTTTATATTCTTTATGTGGTATCCATCTATCTTGAATCCGTTCTCTCTTATTCTCAGAACAGATTGAATATTACGAAAACAATTCGCAAGTTCTCCATAGGGACAGATTTAAGACCAACTGGCACTGAGTTCCACTCAGGACCGGCTTTACATAATATTAAGCATGGGGATGGAGATGAGTTTTCTGGTGATGGCTCTATTTCTCTAACTGCTCAGAATTTTGAAAAGTTTACTCACCAGTAAGTGGGCCACCTTTTAGTTCCATACCTTTGATATTTAATGCTGCTGATGTGGAACACTTTTATGTTGCAAATTGATAACCTTTCCTAATTTTGTATTAAACAATTCTTTTGCAGGCACCCAATTTTGGTGGTTAATTTTTATGCTCCGTGGTGCTACTGGAGCAATCGCCTGGTAAATAAAATGGCTTCACACGTCTCAAATCTCTTTTCATGAAATTTTTAgctttcttaatcaatcaattTCTACAATTCTTGTTTTATACTTGCGTTTGCATATGCATATTCTATGGTTTTGGCATGATTTCAAAGAATTTAGAATCTCATATTTTGGCCAGAAACTAAAGTGTAATTCATGTATGCCAATAATGCGATCATTCAATCATGGGAAAACTTCTTGTAATGCAGTTTTCATTGAGAACATTACTAGCTGAGGATTTCTTCAACTTATATCTTTTAGTTTTGCTGAGTGAAAGAAATCTAAAAGGTTGTAATATATGTATTTGTTGTATCTGACTTCTTACATGCATTGCTCTTGGGTTTTGGAGTTGTTTAACTATCATTTACTACTTCGATTGTTTCCCCTCATTTCATACCCTTGATCATGTATGTGCTTGTGAATATGCATTATCTTATGACAAGTCACAAGATCCTTGGGTCAATTAATGTTGTTCTTTCTTCATTTTTGATGGAACTGTTGTATAATCGGAGGATACTTTGTGTGCATTAATTTATTGTTTGGTTGACGTAATTGAACTATTTAGTTGAATCCATCCAAAAGCGTATCTTTCTTGCTGCATTTTTATCTTCCTCTTTTATTACTTCTTGCTTCATGTTATCACTTTCCTTTTCAGAAACCTTCATGGGAGAAGGCCGCCAAAATAATAAGAGAAAGGTGCTTCACTCTGAAAGTCTGCTTTTCTTCCACATAATATGATTTTTCTGAGGGAGTTGTAATTGGCACTAGTCATCCTGCACTCATTCCTTATGTTCTACACTCAGGAAGAGTGCTGAAGGGCTGTTTTAGAGTGTTAATAACATTTCCCCTTTCTAATGGTGCAGTCCAGAATATGAAGTTTACAATTCTTATCCCACTTTCTCTCATGCTTCCTTGGTTAACAGGTATGATCCAGAAATAGATGGCCGTATACTTATGGCGAAGGTGGATTGTACTGAAGAAGGTGACTTGTGTAGGAGGTATGTTTTAAATTGCTTAGTCCTACTTTCCACTTGATTTTCTATGGAATACAATTTGTTTTATGTTACTTTTCATTGTGGCCATAtgcattttcagtttttattaatTGTATAAAAACAATCTATATGTATATTTGCAATTTCTCTTATTGAAAAAGAGATTTATACATTCTATATTTTAATAGCTGACTTACAGCGGACAAGAAAACTGAAAGGCCAAACTCCACTTAATGCGCTGCAACTGTAGATTTGTAAATACTAAATAGCAGATTTTGTTCACTATTAAGAAATATATTACACAATAAATTTAACTTGTAATGATCAGGGTTGTTTTTATTCTTGCTTGAAAATGTGGTCAAGACTTAAAAAGTGGAAGAGGAACCTATTTGTCGTTGAAGAAGATTTTGAAACAAGTACTATAAGCTACCTACCGAGGCCTAACTAGGGTGGTTTTCAAAATAACAATACTAGGATTTAGTTTCTTGAAATGCCAATTAGAGCTCTAGATTTTATTTCTAGCGTAGCATTCTTACCAAttagacctaggaagacttggaaagagactttaagaaaagatatGGAGTACTTGGAGCTGAAGGAAGACAGGGCACAAAGCCGAGTACagtggcattctaggattccTACAGCCGaacccacttagtgggataaggcttggttgttgttgttgttgttggtgttgTTGTAGTAGTGGTAGTATTCTTACCAATGTAGCATTTTTCTGGCAGATCAGTATATTTTGACTTTCTGGTTGAAAAGAGAACTGTTAACCTCAGGGTGGGAACATGGATGAGCTCATGTTTTAGTCTGTCTCTATCTTATGCATTTTCACGTGCTATTCTTGTATGTCACCCTAGTTAAGCCATCACTCTTAGTATCCCAGAATTGAATCAACATTTGAACTATTTTCATATCCACCAACTTAAGTGCCATCTTAACTAGTTATACATCATTGCTTTACATCTCCAGATATGTTGCTCTCTTCTTTACTTACCTCTCAAATGTGCTTCATGTACCACTGTCTTCCTGTTTTTGCCATTATTAACTATGCTTCCTCGTAATGTTCaggaatcacattcaaggataTCCATCAATTCGTATTTTTCGTAAAGGAAGTGATGTGAGGTAAATGCTACAAAATTTCGCaaagtttattttcttttcaaactgATTTCTACTCATTTATTTATTATCGAAATGATTTCAACTTTGGAGTCTTAACATTACGTTTTAAATCGCATTTAAATtatcgttttttatttttgtctgtTCTATCTTCATCTTACTCGTATGCGTATTTATCTGTATCTATTTGGAGAGCAGTTTTTTACGTGCTCTAAGGCTCCATTTCAACATGTGTATTTATATGCAAGATTTGAATTTGACTTTTTGATATATTGAGTGTGAAATGTCAAAAGAAGGGATAAAGTATAGTTTTGATATACTGAAAGAAAATTTTGGTCAAGTACATTAGGGAGTTAATTTGAAATAACGTTTTGTTCTTGAATATTTAACTGATCTTATATTGTCATGTACATGTACTTCAATTTGCAAAGAATTTTACTATGCCTAATATCTCATacaatttataataaaaatgcaaatcgAAATCCTCAATTTCAAGTCATCTATCTAAATGCAATCTTTGGGCAGCCAATTAAGTTGTATCTATGTTTTTCTGGTCCTTCAGTTGTGGAGCTGCATGCATAGTTTATTCATTCTATGATCTTTCTAAGATGGTAATAGTATCGAAAAGACAATTCTCTCTCTTGTCTTCCCTCTCTTGCCCTTTCCCCCACGGGTGTTTCTCCATTCTCAAGTGTATGTCCTGGGTTTTAGAAAAGCTAATGTTTcagtttattttctttaattgaCCCATTTTGATATATACATTTGATTCTCAAATTTTGCTCCCTCGGCCATGCCTGTCTTGTACATATGAAGCTTAAAGCTTAAAGTAAGCAACCTCTTTATGTGGCATTCTTTCACAGGGATGACCATGGACACCATGAGCATGAATCTTATTATGGTGATCGAGATACAGATAGCCTTGTTAAGGTACAAGCATTCATAAGTTTTAATTAGTGTCACTGTATCCCATGTTTAACTTTGACTTTGAACTTGTTGGTGCTTCTTGATATTCAGTGGCCCAATGAAATTGTAAATCTAATATGAAGCTTCTATCCTTGCAGACAATGGAAACTTTGGTTGCACCTATCCCTGTGGAGTCTGAAAAACTCGCTTTGGAGGGTAAATCTAACAACGGGGGTGAGAATGCAAAAAGACCAGCACCATTGACAGGAGGGTGTAGAATTGAAGGATATGTGCGTGTAAAGAAGGTGATCTTCTAgttgaaattgaaattaataGAACCATTGGGCATGTAAGACCTAATTGCAGGACAGTGATTATACCGATGAAAGAGGGATTGAACAActcatttcctttttttctttgtctGAGCATGCCTTCAGGTGTTTCACATGCTTGAAATCGGTAAGAATAAAGAGAAATGCCAAGGGCAGCTGTGACTGCTCAATTTGGTTAGCAGAGCTGCACACACGAGCCTCCATCACACTTGAGAATCACATGTGCAGTCATGACAGCAGCGGCTGACCTTGGCTTcttcatgaaaaaaaataaaaaatttgccacCTTAGCAACTAAGCTATGATTTACCTcctcaaatttttaaatttcttgtACTTGGTGGTTAACATGAATTAACAGAAGAGAATATTGTACCAGTAAAATGCAATTTATCATTGACAGAATTCTGGCCTTCTTTGTCCTTTCAATTGACCTTACAGTAAAACTCTTAGCTGTTATTCAGTTGGAAATAGGTATGATTTGTCCTGTGCTGTGCAGGTTCCGGGAAACCTTGTCATTTCCGCTCATTCGGGAGCTCATTCCTTCGATGCTTCTCAAATGAACATGTCTCACGtcatttcacatttttcattcgGTAGGATGATTGCTCCTAAGGTGATGAGTGATGTCAAGCGATTGGTACCTTATCTTGGTGTGAGCCATGATAGGTTGAATGGTCGGTCTTTCATAAATCACCATGAATTAGGTGCTAATGTTACAGTAAGTTTGTCTCTATGCATGACTCTTCCTATCTTTTTCTTCTGTTTGTTTCTCTATTGTTCTGCACTTGTCCATTAACATGCCactgtgtgtgcaagtgtattGGTAATGTATAGCTGCATGTGATTGAGTTTTACGCATTTTAGTAGTTGTATGGATATTCTTACCTCCCTAAAGATGCTTCCACGGTCCATAAACATCTCCTTCTTAGTGGATACTAACTGTTTTAATTCCTTTTTTGGGTAATCTTCTTCGGGTACTAAATAGTGTTTATTCCTGTTCGTTGTTGGTGATAGTCCATCTTTATTCGTTTTACCATATATTTGTGGACTTACAAGTAGATTCATTAATGAAGTCTATTGGGCTGGTAAAGAGTAGCAAATGCTTAAGCTCATTATAATTGCAGTATCTGGTAATTGTATGTGCAGATAGAGCATTACCTTCAAATAGTTAAATCGGAAGTCATAACTGGGAGATCTCATAAATTAATTGAGGAATATGAGTACACGGCCCACAGCAGCTTGGCGCAGAGTCTCCAAATACCAGTTGCGAAGTTCCATTTCGAGCTCTCCCCCATGCAGGTTTAATTTTCGTTAAAAACAACAATAACGTAaatgtcatttagtttgtacTCTCGTTGCTTCTCTcacattttctctttctttgtcttctatAACCAGGTTTTAATAACAGAAAACCCGAAATCCTTTTCACATTTTATCACGAATGTGTGCGCTATTATCGGAGGCGTTTTCACGGTTAGTATCTTTGTTTTTTGTAGTTGTTTACTTGTCTCAAGAGTGCTTACTAATTATTTCTTTCGTTTGGGTCTGCAGGTAGCGGGAATAATGGACTCAATTCTGCACAATACTATTAGAATGATGAGGAAGGTTGAACTCGGCAAAAACTTCTGATAGATAGGCCAAGTGTTGCGTAGTGTACAAGAAGAATTATTTATTTGCTACATCTGATTTAGTGAGGATTGTTTTGTTAACGATGACAACATGCTCCTCTTAGAAAGAAGAAAGTGGAATGAAGCATTACCAGTGCCGATTTTTCGGTTCAAGTTTTCGAAACACGAAGCGATTTTACAAACATTCTATACTTCACAACTCATGCGATTATTAGTTAGATGACTTTGTACTAAAAAAAGGAATTGTTATGGGATATGTCAACGAGGGATAGTGCAAGCACCCATTATACTCCTACATACATTTACTTAATGCATTCACCATTTAATAGTTAATATGTATTCAAAGAGATACACTCATCATTTAACGGTCAAATATGTAATCGAAGAGAGAATATAATATCTTACCATTAGATGATGAATGTAGTAAGTAAATATGTAATCGAAGAGAGAATATAATATCTTACCATTAGATGATGAATGTAGTAAGTAAATACTTGTACCGTTTGTTTCAATTACTTATCCAATTGGATTGGATTCGTAATTTCATTAACACTATGTttgaatgaagaaatttaatattactaaagaattttaaaatgacggaaatagAAATAACGGAATATTATtatctagaatttgtgaattttcttttttgattaACTTCAAAATacaatgaaatttgaatattgattttttttatttttaaactcttactcatagaaatttagagatgacatctatttacatgaaatttaaacttgggaattggagtcCCAATTTCAAAGTTTCTTTTacatatgaaaattttaatttctatatttatgaatC
Protein-coding regions in this window:
- the LOC126589516 gene encoding protein disulfide-isomerase 5-3-like, whose translation is MISSGKIKSVDFYRKIPRDLTEASLSGAGLSIVAALAMMFLFGMELNNYLTVSTSTSVIVDKSSDGDFLRIEFNISFPALSCEFASLDVSDVLGTNRLNITKTIRKFSIGTDLRPTGTEFHSGPALHNIKHGDGDEFSGDGSISLTAQNFEKFTHQHPILVVNFYAPWCYWSNRLKPSWEKAAKIIRERYDPEIDGRILMAKVDCTEEGDLCRRNHIQGYPSIRIFRKGSDVRDDHGHHEHESYYGDRDTDSLVKTMETLVAPIPVESEKLALEGKSNNGGENAKRPAPLTGGCRIEGYVRVKKVPGNLVISAHSGAHSFDASQMNMSHVISHFSFGRMIAPKVMSDVKRLVPYLGVSHDRLNGRSFINHHELGANVTIEHYLQIVKSEVITGRSHKLIEEYEYTAHSSLAQSLQIPVAKFHFELSPMQVLITENPKSFSHFITNVCAIIGGVFTVAGIMDSILHNTIRMMRKVELGKNF